From Aquificota bacterium, one genomic window encodes:
- a CDS encoding molecular chaperone DnaJ: MPIKDYYQILGVSRNATKEEIKKAYRRLAKEWHPDINPDPQAKERFREINEAYHILSDEQKRQEYDRILQSGDEKRYRDFMEYIQDFLESIWQGMRRAPKPKRGQDIRLKLELTLEEAGFGTEKEIEYERWIDCPDCEGKGYRGEMERITCHACGGTGRRVSGIFNFPRPCSVCKGRGYIIKNLCPTCGGRGRVAKRSKVRVSIPPGTDEGEVLKVSGLGHTGERGGEPGDLYLRVSLKPHDVFRKVGKDLYMEKLISFPMAVLGGTFKVKGLDGEEIEVFVQPGTECGSTKTILGKGFPTQGGAGNLIISFRIEVPKNVSGNLRSLLEKMAKELKDEGVYVEKGFIERIKGITLKFLSDEHKS, translated from the coding sequence ATGCCCATAAAGGATTACTACCAGATACTTGGAGTAAGCAGGAATGCCACAAAGGAAGAAATAAAGAAGGCATACAGAAGGCTTGCCAAGGAGTGGCACCCAGATATAAACCCAGACCCTCAGGCCAAAGAACGCTTTAGAGAGATAAACGAAGCCTATCACATTCTCTCAGACGAACAAAAAAGACAAGAGTATGACCGCATATTGCAGAGTGGCGATGAAAAAAGATACAGAGATTTTATGGAGTACATTCAGGACTTTCTTGAAAGCATATGGCAAGGTATGAGAAGGGCGCCAAAGCCCAAAAGGGGCCAGGATATAAGGCTAAAGCTTGAATTGACCCTTGAGGAGGCTGGCTTTGGAACGGAAAAGGAGATAGAGTATGAAAGGTGGATAGACTGTCCGGACTGTGAGGGCAAGGGCTACAGGGGAGAAATGGAAAGGATCACATGCCACGCCTGTGGAGGCACTGGAAGGAGGGTAAGCGGTATATTTAACTTTCCCAGGCCTTGTTCTGTTTGTAAAGGTAGGGGCTATATAATAAAGAACCTTTGTCCCACCTGCGGTGGAAGGGGAAGGGTGGCAAAGAGGAGCAAAGTGAGGGTAAGCATACCACCCGGAACGGACGAAGGGGAAGTTCTAAAGGTATCTGGCCTTGGGCATACGGGAGAAAGAGGAGGGGAACCGGGAGACCTATACCTTAGAGTAAGCCTAAAGCCTCATGATGTTTTTAGAAAGGTTGGAAAGGACCTTTATATGGAAAAGCTTATCTCCTTTCCTATGGCCGTGCTGGGTGGCACTTTTAAGGTAAAAGGCCTTGACGGAGAAGAAATAGAAGTTTTTGTCCAGCCTGGGACAGAATGTGGGTCCACAAAGACTATACTGGGGAAGGGCTTTCCCACGCAAGGAGGTGCGGGCAACCTCATAATAAGCTTTCGTATAGAGGTGCCAAAGAATGTAAGCGGTAACTTAAGAAGCCTTTTGGAAAAAATGGCAAAAGAGTTGAAGGATGAAGGGGTGTATGTGGAAAAGGGATTTATTGAAAGGATAAAAGGTATTACCTTAAAATTTTTAAGTGATGAACACAAATCTTAA
- a CDS encoding chromosomal replication initiator protein DnaA → MRDFLLFLENRDRFAVGLFRQFSIEETPSKVIIITPTLEHKRWVLEYIKARLSDYGKEIFVKSKEEEEREDIKDGIQPKFSFENFVVGKSNELAYRVCFEVASNPGSYSPLFIYGGVGLGKTHLLHAIGNRSKSLGYKVVYRQASDFSEEMIKSLRQDKMEEFRKLYSNVDLLLLDDVQFLSGKERTQVELFRIFESLQAKEKQIVFVSDRHPRDIKDVSERLLSRFASGLILEIGLDEDTKLSIVKNKLLLFGLPLDKRYIDYVMENTGFSVREIEGFIKTLKLTGIREEVKKSPKREEELLALIAKHFMLRVEDLKRETKERKIIRARQIAMYFCKVLLRMSYSEISKLFGKSDHTSALYAIKKVEEKRQTDKKFDYMLQVLEKNLRRFIKE, encoded by the coding sequence ATGAGGGATTTTTTACTTTTTTTGGAAAACAGAGATAGGTTTGCGGTGGGGCTTTTTAGGCAGTTTAGCATTGAAGAAACCCCAAGCAAAGTTATCATAATCACGCCCACCCTTGAACACAAGAGGTGGGTCTTGGAGTATATAAAAGCAAGGCTATCCGATTATGGTAAGGAGATATTTGTAAAATCAAAGGAAGAAGAGGAAAGGGAAGATATAAAGGATGGCATTCAGCCCAAGTTCAGCTTTGAAAACTTTGTGGTGGGTAAGTCCAACGAGCTTGCCTATAGGGTATGCTTTGAAGTGGCTTCAAACCCCGGTAGCTACAGCCCCCTATTTATCTATGGTGGTGTGGGTCTTGGTAAAACCCATCTCCTTCATGCCATAGGGAACAGGTCCAAGTCTTTGGGCTACAAGGTAGTATATAGGCAGGCCAGCGACTTCTCGGAGGAGATGATAAAAAGCCTAAGGCAGGACAAAATGGAGGAATTTAGAAAGTTATACTCCAACGTGGACCTTTTGCTTTTGGATGATGTGCAGTTCCTTTCGGGAAAAGAAAGGACCCAGGTGGAGCTTTTTAGGATTTTTGAAAGCCTTCAGGCAAAGGAAAAGCAGATAGTCTTTGTAAGCGATAGGCATCCAAGGGACATAAAGGATGTTTCCGAAAGGCTTCTTAGCAGGTTTGCCAGCGGTCTCATACTGGAAATAGGTCTGGATGAGGATACAAAGCTTTCCATAGTCAAAAACAAGCTTTTGCTTTTTGGTCTTCCTTTGGACAAAAGGTATATAGACTACGTTATGGAAAATACGGGCTTTAGCGTAAGGGAGATAGAAGGCTTTATAAAAACCCTTAAGCTTACAGGCATAAGGGAAGAAGTAAAGAAAAGTCCAAAGAGGGAAGAGGAGCTTCTGGCCCTTATTGCCAAGCACTTTATGCTAAGGGTGGAGGACCTAAAAAGGGAAACAAAGGAAAGAAAGATAATTAGGGCAAGGCAGATAGCCATGTACTTTTGCAAGGTGTTGCTACGAATGAGCTACTCAGAAATAAGCAAACTTTTTGGTAAATCAGACCACACTTCGGCCCTTTATGCCATTAAAAAGGTAGAAGAAAAAAGACAAACAGACAAGAAGTTTGACTACATGCTTCAGGTTTTGGAAAAGAATTTAAGAAGGTTTATAAAGGAGTAA
- a CDS encoding 4Fe-4S dicluster domain-containing protein, with the protein MKRSPLAREEFEIDVEKDLTLLEVLYKIKEVDPTLSFRSMCRAGICGTCAVKLNGKPVLACSTRVLPSEEEIFIEPLDGFRVIKDLVVDHEEMYLKLKRSKVWLYPSESNVRVDERINLKSSRSWECILCGICDSVCPVLSTSSLFGGPIILTRLYKHLIDPRNANQEATVKTLHSLKPDLCTHCMNCSYACPKRLMPEGLIREEENLLVEKGLLQKQAGFDFLSF; encoded by the coding sequence ATAAAAAGAAGTCCTCTCGCAAGGGAGGAGTTTGAAATAGATGTAGAAAAGGACCTTACCCTTCTTGAGGTCCTATACAAGATAAAGGAAGTAGACCCCACCCTCTCCTTTAGAAGCATGTGTAGGGCTGGCATATGCGGGACTTGTGCAGTAAAGCTAAACGGAAAGCCTGTGCTTGCATGCTCCACAAGGGTATTACCTTCAGAGGAAGAGATTTTTATAGAACCCCTTGACGGCTTTAGAGTCATAAAGGACCTTGTGGTGGACCACGAAGAGATGTATTTGAAATTAAAGAGGTCAAAGGTTTGGCTCTATCCATCCGAATCAAATGTAAGAGTTGATGAGAGGATAAACCTTAAAAGCTCAAGAAGTTGGGAGTGTATCCTTTGTGGCATATGCGACAGCGTTTGTCCTGTGCTTTCCACATCATCCCTTTTTGGAGGGCCCATAATCTTGACAAGGCTTTATAAACATCTCATAGACCCGAGGAACGCAAACCAAGAGGCCACCGTAAAGACCTTACACTCCCTCAAGCCAGACCTTTGCACCCATTGTATGAACTGCTCTTATGCATGTCCCAAAAGGCTTATGCCAGAGGGCCTTATAAGAGAGGAAGAAAATCTTTTGGTGGAAAAGGGGCTTTTGCAAAAACAAGCAGGCTTTGACTTTTTGAGCTTCTAA
- a CDS encoding N-6 DNA methylase, with product MNTNLKRRFLGYYPTPTEVFMEYIFPEIKAHLYDYLWVDMFSGEGNLILPMLEAIPEERRIEFFEKHIFLFDIQENMVKKAIEKAMEYGIPKEVAERNIQVRDTIEDYPEFLLRMDYPVFHITNPPYLYLGYIMKHEETRKYLKYFKGEKEGYQDLYQLALINDLRHGIRKMIYIIPSNFLFGASVSNKIRKDFLAYYTIKKAIIFERPIFDFTGTNVVICFFERKNVYGHERIVFEGLKINHDKKKRIYVLDPKNNYRAGLEFEEFVKSAKADKPLEVQFYLLLDDVKKNEGQIEVEVIDVNDFEGGKYKKKKIYVNEKLAQKIRSNILFIKTLDTGTAKGRAGLYRIRDFFEADGILVSKEKYRTHPIQVFLHPTLSIEDQILLRDYFNLVLEYFREITDSEFMTTYKYSDSEYTRKYLGLSQAKALIQTFPILEMNDEEKLTLKDLISKKDGEGLVSYIKNRKRKKVLWV from the coding sequence ATGAACACAAATCTTAAAAGAAGGTTCTTAGGATACTATCCTACTCCTACAGAGGTCTTTATGGAGTATATTTTTCCGGAAATTAAGGCGCATCTGTATGATTATCTTTGGGTTGATATGTTTTCTGGAGAGGGAAATCTAATTCTTCCAATGTTGGAGGCCATACCAGAGGAAAGGAGGATAGAATTTTTTGAAAAACACATCTTTCTGTTTGACATTCAAGAGAATATGGTAAAGAAGGCTATTGAGAAGGCAATGGAATACGGCATTCCGAAAGAAGTTGCAGAAAGGAACATTCAGGTAAGAGATACTATTGAGGATTATCCTGAATTTTTGCTAAGGATGGATTATCCAGTTTTTCATATAACTAATCCACCGTATTTATATCTTGGCTATATAATGAAGCATGAGGAAACACGGAAGTATTTGAAATACTTTAAAGGTGAGAAGGAAGGATACCAAGACCTGTATCAACTTGCGCTTATTAACGACCTAAGGCATGGTATTAGAAAGATGATTTACATAATTCCGTCAAACTTTTTATTCGGTGCTTCTGTTTCAAATAAAATAAGAAAGGATTTTTTAGCTTACTATACAATTAAAAAGGCAATAATTTTTGAAAGACCTATATTTGATTTTACGGGTACAAACGTAGTAATCTGTTTCTTTGAACGGAAAAATGTCTATGGTCATGAAAGGATAGTTTTTGAAGGTCTAAAGATAAATCATGATAAAAAAAAGCGTATATATGTGCTTGACCCTAAAAATAATTACCGTGCTGGCCTTGAGTTTGAAGAGTTTGTAAAATCTGCCAAAGCGGATAAACCCTTAGAAGTTCAATTTTATCTGTTGCTTGACGATGTAAAGAAGAATGAAGGCCAGATTGAAGTGGAAGTTATAGATGTTAATGATTTTGAAGGTGGAAAGTATAAAAAGAAAAAAATATATGTAAACGAAAAGTTGGCGCAGAAAATAAGGTCAAATATCCTTTTTATAAAAACCTTAGATACTGGCACGGCAAAAGGCAGGGCTGGCTTATACAGAATAAGGGATTTTTTTGAAGCGGACGGGATTTTGGTTTCTAAGGAAAAGTATAGAACTCATCCAATACAAGTGTTTCTTCATCCTACATTAAGCATAGAAGACCAAATTCTCTTAAGAGATTACTTTAACCTTGTTCTTGAATATTTTAGGGAAATAACGGACAGTGAGTTCATGACCACCTATAAATACTCCGATAGTGAATATACACGCAAATATCTTGGTCTTTCTCAGGCAAAGGCCTTAATTCAAACCTTTCCTATTTTGGAAATGAATGATGAGGAAAAATTGACGCTTAAGGACCTTATATCAAAAAAAGATGGAGAGGGTTTAGTGTCATATATAAAAAACAGGAAAAGGAAAAAGGTATTATGGGTATAA
- a CDS encoding metal ABC transporter ATP-binding protein produces MSDKVIEVINLSFRYKRDEPLIENLSFEVRKGEFFGILGPNGAGKSTLLRLILGFLKPQSGEVRLFGQRLDSFSQWQRVGYVPQRFAVERAFTGNVEELLRASAPKEKVGWIIAFLHLENVLKRPFTKLSGGEQQKVLLAMALATNPDLILLDEPMTGLDIHAQEHIEYVLKEIAKDRTVVVVSHDIGFVLRNATKILCLGMPFCKVIKPQEFESLIRELYRLH; encoded by the coding sequence TTGTCCGACAAGGTAATAGAGGTAATAAACCTTAGCTTTAGGTATAAAAGGGATGAACCACTTATAGAAAATTTAAGCTTTGAGGTAAGAAAGGGAGAGTTCTTTGGCATCCTTGGCCCTAACGGCGCTGGTAAAAGTACACTCCTCAGGCTCATCCTTGGCTTTTTAAAACCACAAAGTGGTGAGGTTAGGCTCTTTGGCCAAAGGCTTGATAGCTTTTCCCAATGGCAAAGGGTAGGCTATGTGCCCCAAAGGTTTGCAGTGGAGAGGGCCTTTACGGGCAACGTGGAAGAATTGCTCAGAGCTTCTGCTCCAAAAGAGAAGGTAGGCTGGATCATAGCCTTCCTACACCTTGAAAACGTGCTTAAAAGGCCCTTTACAAAGCTCTCCGGCGGAGAACAGCAAAAGGTCTTGCTTGCCATGGCACTTGCCACAAACCCAGACCTAATACTATTGGATGAGCCAATGACAGGGCTGGATATACACGCCCAAGAGCATATAGAGTATGTGCTAAAAGAGATAGCTAAAGACAGGACGGTGGTAGTGGTCTCTCACGATATTGGCTTTGTTTTGAGAAATGCCACCAAAATCCTATGCCTTGGCATGCCCTTCTGCAAAGTAATCAAGCCCCAAGAGTTTGAAAGTTTGATTAGAGAACTCTACCGGTTGCATTAA
- a CDS encoding AAA family ATPase — translation MLVRLTLENFFLIKGEELYFDKGLNVITGETGTGKSLTISSLLFLMGEDGDYPEGTCVEAELFSEGESVVLRREVVKGRSRYYLDGRGSNRRVVEEILSSQVLLQGQNDRTKITRSDFQRDVYDRFVKALEARSRVEKVYEEVLDLRERLRNIRERRIEREIRRRLIEEEIKEIEGIGLSPEFYDQVKKRLEEINLAERINNLVLSALSGLEASAEGLKVASKALRELSSFKDVKEQLESLEPIRDVLFEIERSLRTMLVSYSQEELDSLNEKVFKVQRLERKYGMSYRELWDHMQRLKEELKRFEEEESPEKLEEELKRKEEELERLYDELSQIRQRGKEEFERRVLEYLKDMGLEKASFKVHFEEKVGRYGKEQVKFLFSSYGRDEKEVSDVASGGEVSRLSLALFMLSPPAQTYVLDEVDAGISGITSIRLAKLLRELSKNTQLIVITHQPAVACAGDKHFTTKKEYMGDIPFIKVVELQEEERLEEIARLMGKVNENTLRGAKDLIKEVCGV, via the coding sequence ATGCTGGTAAGGTTAACCCTTGAAAACTTTTTTCTTATAAAGGGTGAAGAGCTTTACTTTGATAAGGGGCTAAACGTGATAACTGGAGAGACTGGAACGGGGAAATCTCTCACCATATCTTCACTTCTATTCCTAATGGGTGAAGATGGTGATTACCCGGAAGGCACATGCGTGGAGGCAGAGCTTTTTTCCGAGGGTGAAAGCGTAGTCCTAAGAAGGGAGGTAGTAAAAGGAAGGAGCAGGTATTACCTTGATGGAAGGGGTAGCAACAGAAGGGTGGTAGAAGAAATCCTTTCTTCTCAGGTGCTTCTCCAAGGTCAAAACGATAGGACAAAGATAACGCGATCGGACTTTCAAAGGGATGTTTATGATAGATTTGTGAAGGCTCTTGAAGCAAGGAGCAGGGTGGAGAAGGTTTATGAGGAGGTTTTGGACCTAAGGGAAAGGCTAAGGAATATAAGAGAAAGGAGGATTGAAAGGGAGATAAGGAGAAGACTTATTGAGGAGGAGATAAAAGAGATAGAAGGCATAGGCCTTTCTCCAGAGTTTTATGACCAGGTCAAAAAAAGGCTTGAAGAGATAAACTTGGCGGAAAGGATAAACAACCTTGTGCTTTCGGCCCTTTCTGGCCTTGAGGCAAGCGCAGAAGGCCTAAAGGTGGCAAGCAAGGCCCTAAGGGAGCTTTCAAGCTTTAAGGATGTAAAGGAGCAACTGGAAAGTCTTGAGCCAATAAGGGATGTGCTTTTTGAGATAGAGAGGTCTTTAAGGACTATGCTTGTCTCCTACAGCCAAGAGGAGCTTGATAGCCTAAATGAGAAGGTCTTTAAGGTTCAAAGGCTTGAAAGAAAGTATGGTATGAGCTATAGAGAGCTTTGGGACCACATGCAAAGGCTAAAGGAAGAGCTTAAAAGATTTGAAGAGGAAGAAAGTCCAGAGAAGCTGGAAGAAGAACTAAAAAGGAAGGAGGAGGAGCTTGAAAGGTTATACGATGAGCTAAGCCAGATAAGGCAGAGGGGGAAGGAGGAGTTTGAAAGGAGGGTTTTGGAATATTTGAAGGATATGGGGCTTGAGAAGGCAAGCTTTAAGGTGCATTTTGAGGAGAAGGTGGGAAGGTATGGTAAAGAGCAGGTAAAGTTTTTATTCTCTTCCTATGGTAGGGATGAAAAAGAGGTCTCCGATGTGGCCTCTGGTGGTGAGGTCTCAAGACTTTCCCTTGCCCTTTTTATGCTTTCGCCACCAGCCCAGACCTACGTTTTGGATGAGGTGGATGCTGGCATAAGCGGTATTACTTCCATAAGGCTTGCAAAGCTTTTGAGGGAGCTTTCAAAAAACACCCAGCTTATAGTTATAACTCATCAGCCAGCGGTGGCCTGTGCAGGAGACAAGCACTTTACTACAAAAAAAGAATACATGGGGGACATTCCCTTTATCAAAGTGGTTGAACTGCAAGAAGAGGAGCGCCTTGAGGAGATAGCAAGGCTTATGGGAAAGGTGAATGAAAACACCTTAAGGGGTGCAAAGGACCTAATAAAGGAGGTTTGCGGTGTTTGA
- a CDS encoding aldo/keto reductase, which translates to MKEFLDLKLSDLGVGTYLGELDQKTSEGYKEVIRLAVREGINVIDTAIVYRYMKSERDIGDVLEEVGRERVILSTKGGYIPYDVDSKVDPKDYFYENFINTGIVDIQEMTPQGHYLSAKFINWCLEKSLENMKTSYVDVYFLHNPEEQLNFISREAFNRKIRECFEYLEEEVKRGRVKYYGLATWSGFRVSPASRQYLNLKELLSIAKEVAGEDHHFKFIQLPYSLGMPEAYTMKNQEIDGEKLSTIEACQRLGLYVYTSASIYQGRVIGRVPKELKEKLKVDSDVLSSLQFVLSTPGVGTALVGMSKVDHLRENLRIMHIPRLSPTEFISLFK; encoded by the coding sequence ATGAAAGAGTTTTTGGACCTAAAACTTTCAGACCTTGGAGTAGGCACATACCTTGGAGAACTTGACCAAAAGACTTCCGAAGGTTATAAGGAAGTTATCAGGCTTGCCGTAAGGGAAGGGATAAATGTGATAGACACGGCCATAGTTTACAGGTATATGAAAAGCGAAAGGGATATAGGGGATGTGCTTGAAGAGGTAGGAAGGGAAAGGGTGATCCTTTCTACAAAGGGAGGGTATATTCCCTACGATGTGGACTCTAAGGTTGACCCAAAGGACTACTTTTATGAGAACTTTATAAACACAGGCATAGTAGACATACAGGAGATGACGCCACAGGGCCATTACCTTTCCGCAAAGTTTATAAACTGGTGCTTGGAAAAGAGCCTTGAGAATATGAAAACTTCTTACGTAGATGTGTATTTTCTCCATAACCCAGAGGAACAGTTAAACTTCATAAGTAGAGAGGCCTTCAACAGGAAGATAAGGGAGTGCTTTGAATACCTTGAGGAAGAAGTAAAGAGAGGCAGGGTAAAATACTATGGTCTTGCCACTTGGTCTGGCTTTAGAGTGTCGCCCGCAAGCAGGCAGTACCTTAACTTAAAAGAGCTATTAAGCATAGCAAAAGAGGTGGCTGGTGAGGACCACCACTTCAAGTTCATACAGCTTCCTTATAGCCTTGGTATGCCAGAGGCCTATACTATGAAAAATCAAGAGATAGACGGAGAAAAGCTTTCCACCATTGAAGCTTGCCAAAGGCTTGGCCTTTATGTATATACGAGCGCCAGCATATACCAAGGTAGGGTGATAGGCAGGGTGCCAAAGGAGCTAAAGGAAAAGCTAAAAGTAGATAGCGATGTGCTATCAAGTCTTCAGTTTGTGCTTAGCACACCGGGCGTGGGTACAGCCCTTGTGGGCATGAGTAAGGTGGACCACCTTAGAGAGAACTTAAGAATAATGCATATTCCAAGGCTAAGTCCTACGGAGTTTATAAGCCTTTTTAAATAG
- a CDS encoding YqhA family protein, with amino-acid sequence MVRFFVERGKAIAILPALSLFISAVFLGFYGVYLSFEAIYKVFTSPEYLDTAVLSTKFIAVMDIHLLSVILYIFAVGLYELFVGKLNVPEWLKIESIDQLKAKLASVVILILAITFTKNVVKWKEPMETLLFGVAIAVVIGVFIFYYKVKEEH; translated from the coding sequence TTGGTTAGATTCTTTGTGGAAAGAGGTAAGGCTATAGCTATACTTCCTGCTCTTAGCCTTTTTATAAGCGCCGTTTTCCTTGGCTTTTACGGTGTTTACCTTTCCTTTGAAGCCATCTATAAGGTTTTTACAAGTCCAGAATATCTTGATACGGCTGTGCTTTCTACCAAGTTTATAGCCGTAATGGACATACACCTACTTTCCGTTATCCTGTATATCTTTGCCGTAGGCCTCTATGAACTATTTGTGGGCAAGCTAAACGTGCCTGAGTGGCTAAAGATTGAGAGCATAGACCAGCTAAAGGCCAAGCTGGCAAGCGTGGTCATCCTCATCCTTGCCATAACCTTTACAAAGAATGTGGTAAAGTGGAAAGAGCCTATGGAGACTCTCCTTTTTGGTGTGGCCATTGCTGTAGTGATAGGAGTGTTTATCTTTTATTATAAGGTGAAAGAAGAACACTGA
- a CDS encoding metal ABC transporter substrate-binding protein — protein MPFIILILLLMPLISIGKELLLATTYPIYYPLKYIAGDRFEVDVLIKGQSDPHHYELKPGDIKRIQKAKAFFYLGVESWEKRLANRLPKGKAYSLERNISFIKVGNSLDPHLWLSPRAYSQLVENIKKALISIDPSGAEEYKKRSEEFLKDLKVLDEEYKKTLSKCQSRAIVITHLSVLYLGRDYGLEVIGLRGLHAEEEPKPSEIRNMVERIKKSKVKTLFHELGYDEALAKRIAQEVGAKIVPFNTSLFPEKAQDDYFSIMKRNLERLSEGLSCPTR, from the coding sequence ATGCCATTCATAATCCTAATACTGCTTTTAATGCCCCTTATATCCATCGGAAAGGAACTCTTGCTTGCCACAACCTATCCAATATACTACCCTTTGAAGTATATAGCGGGCGATAGGTTTGAGGTGGATGTGCTAATAAAAGGCCAATCGGACCCACACCACTATGAATTAAAGCCGGGAGACATAAAAAGGATACAAAAGGCAAAGGCCTTTTTCTACCTTGGAGTGGAAAGCTGGGAGAAAAGGTTGGCAAACAGACTTCCTAAGGGAAAGGCCTATTCCCTTGAAAGAAATATAAGCTTTATAAAAGTAGGCAACAGCCTTGACCCGCACCTTTGGCTATCACCAAGGGCCTATTCTCAACTTGTGGAAAATATAAAAAAGGCTTTGATTAGCATTGACCCTTCTGGTGCGGAAGAATACAAAAAAAGGTCTGAGGAGTTCTTAAAAGACCTAAAGGTACTTGACGAGGAGTATAAAAAAACGCTTTCTAAGTGCCAAAGCAGGGCGATTGTCATTACCCACCTGTCTGTTCTTTACCTTGGAAGGGATTATGGCCTTGAGGTTATAGGCCTAAGAGGCTTGCATGCGGAGGAGGAACCAAAGCCTTCGGAGATAAGGAATATGGTGGAAAGGATAAAGAAAAGCAAAGTCAAAACACTCTTTCACGAGCTTGGCTATGATGAGGCCTTGGCAAAAAGGATAGCCCAAGAGGTGGGAGCCAAGATAGTTCCCTTTAACACCTCCCTCTTCCCAGAAAAGGCGCAGGATGACTACTTCTCTATAATGAAAAGGAATTTGGAAAGACTTTCTGAGGGTCTAAGTTGTCCGACAAGGTAA
- a CDS encoding sigma 54-interacting transcriptional regulator: MERSLNLRELTIINEVAKILSKGFEFTKSLEELLKVLYSFWDVRYSYVALYSPEIKALKIVKAFGLTEEEVERGIFRRGEGVVGKVYKDGVPVFLSDIRVNAYLNKTGLRERLEGNMSFVAVPIRLGGEPLGVLAVFKDFGEESVERGVELLMIVGTMIGMLYKLDEKMNQERQEWEEERRLLTKALSERYNVEGIVGKSLAIRKLLDLIERVAQTDVNVLITGESGTGKSLVAKAIHFMSKRKEKPFITINCSAIPETLLEAELFGYEKGSFTGAYTSKKGKFELANGGTIFLDEIGDMPLALQPKILRVIQDKEIERLGSEKTIKVDVRIISATNKDLRELVAQGHFREDLYYRLNVLPIHIPPLRERKEDIPILVDHFLEVFNQRYNKKVKFHPKVIEIFMEYPWYGNVRELENAVERLVILRDGLIRESDLPPYFFTRLDTSEPRNIPQVIESTEREEILKALEKTGYVKSRAARLLGYTLRQLDYRIRKYKIEIKRY, from the coding sequence ATGGAAAGGAGCTTAAACCTTAGAGAGCTTACCATAATAAACGAGGTTGCCAAAATCCTGAGTAAAGGCTTTGAGTTTACCAAAAGCTTGGAAGAGCTTTTAAAGGTCCTATACTCCTTTTGGGATGTAAGGTATAGCTATGTGGCCCTATATTCGCCAGAGATAAAAGCCTTAAAGATAGTTAAAGCCTTTGGGCTAACGGAGGAGGAGGTAGAGAGGGGCATCTTTAGAAGGGGCGAGGGAGTGGTGGGAAAGGTCTATAAGGATGGTGTGCCCGTATTCCTTTCCGATATAAGGGTAAATGCCTACCTTAACAAAACGGGTTTGAGGGAGAGGCTTGAGGGTAATATGAGCTTTGTGGCCGTGCCTATTAGGTTGGGTGGAGAGCCATTGGGCGTGCTTGCAGTGTTCAAAGACTTTGGTGAGGAGAGTGTAGAAAGGGGTGTGGAGCTTCTTATGATAGTGGGGACTATGATAGGTATGCTGTATAAGTTGGATGAGAAGATGAACCAAGAAAGGCAGGAGTGGGAGGAGGAAAGAAGACTCTTAACAAAGGCTTTGAGTGAAAGGTATAATGTGGAGGGCATAGTTGGCAAAAGCCTTGCCATAAGGAAGCTACTTGACCTTATAGAGAGGGTGGCGCAGACAGATGTTAACGTGCTTATCACCGGCGAGAGCGGAACGGGCAAAAGCCTTGTGGCAAAGGCCATACACTTTATGAGCAAAAGAAAGGAAAAGCCCTTTATAACCATAAACTGTAGCGCCATACCAGAGACCTTACTTGAGGCGGAACTCTTTGGCTATGAAAAAGGGTCCTTTACGGGAGCTTACACTTCAAAGAAGGGCAAGTTTGAGCTGGCAAACGGTGGAACCATATTTTTGGATGAGATAGGAGATATGCCCCTTGCCCTACAGCCCAAAATACTCAGAGTCATACAGGACAAGGAGATAGAGAGGCTTGGCAGTGAAAAGACCATAAAGGTGGATGTGCGCATAATATCCGCCACAAACAAAGATTTGAGAGAACTTGTAGCTCAAGGGCATTTTAGAGAGGACCTCTACTACAGGCTCAACGTGCTACCCATACACATACCACCCCTTAGAGAAAGAAAGGAGGATATTCCCATACTCGTGGACCACTTCCTTGAGGTATTTAACCAAAGGTATAACAAAAAGGTAAAGTTCCATCCAAAGGTGATTGAGATCTTTATGGAATACCCTTGGTATGGAAACGTTAGAGAGCTTGAGAATGCGGTGGAAAGGTTGGTTATATTGAGGGATGGCCTAATTAGGGAATCGGACCTACCACCCTACTTCTTTACAAGGCTTGATACTTCTGAGCCAAGGAACATACCGCAGGTCATAGAAAGCACAGAAAGGGAAGAGATACTAAAGGCCCTTGAAAAAACAGGTTATGTAAAATCAAGAGCAGCAAGGCTTCTTGGATACACACTAAGACAGCTTGACTACAGGATACGAAAGTACAAGATTGAAATAAAGAGGTATTGA